A genomic window from Pirellulales bacterium includes:
- a CDS encoding RNA polymerase sigma factor produces MPRIAPEELGRLYRQHAPALRLYARQWPTGDEDLVQDAFIRLARQSPLPAKVLPWLYRVVRNAAWAAGRGWMRRRRRENQSSAKEAWFAATDDRIDGQHATLLLTELPLEQREVVVARIWGGLTFEDVAELTGCSLPTAHRRYQAGLAALRENMEGRWIHTPPTKTT; encoded by the coding sequence ATGCCGCGAATTGCGCCGGAGGAGTTGGGCCGCTTATATCGCCAGCATGCGCCCGCATTGCGGCTCTACGCTCGGCAATGGCCGACCGGCGATGAAGACCTGGTGCAGGACGCGTTCATCAGGCTAGCGCGACAGTCACCTTTGCCGGCGAAGGTGCTGCCGTGGTTGTATCGGGTGGTCCGCAATGCGGCCTGGGCGGCGGGGCGCGGCTGGATGCGCCGGCGCCGGCGCGAGAACCAGTCAAGCGCCAAGGAAGCCTGGTTTGCCGCGACAGACGACCGAATTGACGGCCAGCATGCAACCCTGCTGCTGACGGAGCTGCCCCTGGAGCAGCGTGAGGTGGTGGTGGCCCGCATTTGGGGCGGGCTGACATTTGAGGACGTGGCCGAACTTACCGGCTGCTCGCTGCCGACGGCGCATCGCCGTTACCAGGCGGGGCTGGCCGCATTACGAGAAAACATGGAAGGCCGATGGATACACACTCCCCCGACCAAGACGACCTGA